The stretch of DNA GAGCGCCGCGCGCACGAGCTTGAGTTCGTCAGCCGTCGGCTTGCGGGACAGCGCGAACGTATAGAGCCACCGCGGGAGCGCGTCCGGCGAATCCCAATGGCGGGCGAGAAGCGACTTCGCACCGCGCTCGAGCGTTCCCGCGAGCACCTCGCCGTTGGCCAGGTCAATCGCCTCGAGTGTGCTGAGTTCATTCGGCCGCACGCTGACGATCTGGTCGCGGTTCGGCCGTCCGAGCGTGCGCATGAGAAAATCGCTCTTGAGCAAACCGGCGCGGACCATCGGCAAGTCCGTGAGCGCGGCCTGTGCGAGCATGGACTTGAGCGGCCCGCCGACCCGCTGGCCCCACCCGCCCGCGACTTCGACCACGGGCTTGAAGTCGTCGGGCTCCGCCTTGAACTTCCCGCGCGCGTCCGGTTGCGATTTCGTGCAGTCCCACGATTCGTCCGTCGCGATGGTCTCGCTCGCGCCGTCGGCAAACGTGAGCCGGGCCTCGAAGAACGCAGCGGCGGGATTGGGAGCGTTGCCCCCGTTCTTCGCGACGAGGAGGATTTCGTTGGCTCCGGCGCGAAGCCGGTTGGCGAAGGACACGCCGTCGGGCTGATCCCACTGGTCGCCGCTGCCGGCATTCTGCCCGTTGACGAAGAGCGTGTAGCTGTTGTCCACCGAGATGCTCGCGCCCGCGCGGACGGGCGCGGCGCGGAGGTTGAACTTCCGTCGCAGCGTGATCGTCTCGCCGGGCGCGGCGTTCGACGCGTCCGCGCGCGACCACACCCACTTGCCCGCGAGTTGGAGGCTCCGCAGCAGTTCCGCATCCGCCTTGCCGCGCAAGACCGGTGCGTCGAAGCGCGCGGGCGCAGTGCCGGTGAGTTGCCAGACCGTGTCGACAAATTGCTCCGCGGTGAGCCGCTTGGCTCGCGGCCCGGCGTAGACGTATCCACGATCATCCGCGTCCCGGGCCACGACCTGCGCCACGGATTGATACGCGTGCGAGGTCGCGATGAGTTCGAGCACTTTCTTGATGTCGAACCTGGAGTCCGCGAGGTGCACGGCGAGCTGGTCGAGGAGATCCGCGTTCCACGGTTCCGTCTGCATCGCGTCCGTCGGGTGCACGATGCCGCGCCCCATGAGCCGGTGCCAGAGCCGGTTGACGACCGTGCGGGAGAAACGGCCGTTCTCCGGATGCGTCATCAACGCGGCCAGTTGCTTGAGTCGCTCGGGCTGGGGCTTGTCCGGATCAATCTTGCCGAGTTCGGGGAAGAGCCACGCGGCCGACGCCGTCGTGCCGAGGGGTTTGTCACACCGATGAATGGTGAGCGGCTTGGCCGAGTAGATCGCCGCCAGCCCATAGGCCTCCTCCAACTTCCAGCGGTCGATGAAGCTGTCGTGGCACGACGCGCACTTGAGGTTGATCCCGAGGAACGTCTGGCCGACCGACTGCGCGAATTGAATCTCGACGGTCTGTCCCGCGCTCACGTCACCGCGCCACTTGATGCCGGCGGTGAACCCCTCGGTCTCCGGCCCCGGCGCGAGCAACTCCCGCGCAAACTGGTCGTAAGGCAGGTTGTCCACGAGCGCGCGATAGAGCCACTTGCTGATTTGCTTGCGGCCGCCTGTGATGAAGCCCGTGCCGCCGTAGTCGTTTCGGAGGAGGTCGTTCCAGAACGTCAGCCAGTGCTCGGCGTAGGCGACATCGTTTGCCAGCAATTCACGCACGAGGATGGCCCGGCGGTCGGGGCGCTTGTCCGCCAGGAATTTCTCCAGCGCCGCCGGTTCCGGCAGCAGGCCATGCAAGTCGAGGTGCAGGCGGCGCGCGAACGTCGCGTCGTCCAGCGGCGCGGTGCGCTTGAGCTTCTGTTTTGCGATGTGGGCGTCGAGGATGCGGTCGATCGCATTCGTGCGTCCGGAAACGACCCGCGGCAGGTCGGGCCGGCGCGGATGCAATGGCGGCTCGTAGGCCGGCTTCCTGAAGGCGAACCCCTCCATCCACGCGGCGCCCGAATCAATCCAGCGCTTGATCAACTCGATCTTGTCCGCAGGCACGCGCGCTCCCTTCGGCGGCATCTGCGTGTCGGGGTCCGTGGAACGAAGCGCCGTCAGCAATCGACTCTTCCTGCTGTCGCCCGGGACGAGCACCGCGCCGGACTCGCCGCCCTTGAGCAGCGACTCGCGGGTGTTCATCGAGAGGCCGCCCTTCTTCTTGTCGCCGGTGTGGCATTCGGCGCAATGCTGGCGCAGCACCGGGACGATGTCGTGCAAGAAGTCCACGTCGGCCGCGCAAGCCGGCATGAGCCAGAGCAACCACAGCGCCGGCGACCATCGCTTCAACGGCGACTTCGACGTGTTGACCGGGACCGTCATCTGACCATGCAATGCCATGACTGAACCTTGGATGCCGCAAATCGCCCGCGCTGACAAGCCCGCGCCGACGTCTGGTCCCGATACCTCGGGACGCCGCGGCAGGATGATTGAAGGAGTGGAGCGGGTGAAGGGAATCGAACCCTCGTGGCCAGCTTGGAAGGCTGGAGCTCTACCATTGAGCTACACCCGCAACGGACGCCGCGACACTACCCGCCGCGCTTGCGTTGTCAATTGGCCAGCCTTTATCCTGTGCGGCGTGAGCGCGCTTCTCATCTCGAACGGCCGGGTCATCGATCCCTCCACGAAGTTTGACGCGACCGCCGACGTGCTGATCTCGGATGGAAGGATCGCCGCCATCGGCCGGGACCTGGCGAGAACCTCGCCCCAGGATGCCGAGCGCATGGATGCGACGGGCCTCGTGGTCTGCCCCGGATTGATCGACTTGCACGTGCACTTGCGCGAACCGGGACAGTCGCCCAAGGAAACCATCGCCACGGGCACGCGCGCGGCGGCCCGCGGTGGATTCACGAGCGTCGTGTGCATGCCGAACACGTCGCCCGCCATCGACAACGCGGGCACGGTCGCGCTCATCAAGGAGCGCGCGGCGCGCGAAGGGTTGGTGAACGTGTTTGTGACCGGCGCGATCACCAAGGGCCTCGCGGGCGAGGAGCTCGCGCCGATCGGTTCGCTCAAGTCCGCGGGCGTGGTTGCGATCACCGACGACGGACATTGCGTGCAAAACAACGAGTTGATGCGTCGCGCCATGGAATACGCGCGCATGTTCGACCTGCCGGTGATGGATCACTGTCAGGACTACCTGCTCGTGACGGAGGGCGTCATGCACGAGGGCTACTGGAGCACCGTGCTCGGACTGCGCGGCTGGCCGGCCGCGGGCGAGGACGCCATCGTGGCGCGGAACATCCTGCTCGCGGAACTCACGGGCACGCGCATCCACTGCCAGCACTTGAGCAGCGCAGCCAGTGTGCGGCTGATCCGCGAGGCCAAAAAGCGCGGCGTGCCCATCAGCGGCGAGGCTTGCCCGCATCACTTCACGCTGACGGATGCCACCGTCGCGGGAAGCGAGAAATTCTGGGCCGGGGACGGCGCGGGAGTGTCCGGCGTCGGCGCAAACGGCCACCTGAAACCGTCATGGCCGCCCTACGACACCAACTTCAAGATGAATCCGCCGCTCCGCTCGGCCGCGGATCGCGAGGCCGTCCTCGAGGGACTTTGCGACGGGACGATCGAGGTGCTGTGCAGCGATCACGCGCCGCACTCTGATTACGAGAAGGAGGTCGAGTTCGACAACGCCCCGTTCGGCATCACCGGGCTTGAGAACGAACTTGCGCTTTCGCTGATGCAGCTCCACCACAGCGGGCGCATGTCACTCCCGGCGCTGATCGAGAAATACACGGTCGCGCCCGCGCGTTTGCTCAAGCTCGCGAAGGGCACGCTGGCCGTGGGCGCGGATGCCGACGTGACGGTGATGGACCCGGATCGCGAGTGGACGTTTCGCGCGGAGGACACGCAAAGCAAGTCGCGCAACAATCCGTTCCACGGGTGGCAGCTCAAGGGCAAGGCAACGGCAACGGTCGTGGCGGGCAAGATTGTCTGGCGCGAGTGACCGGCCATCGTTGCGCCAGCTTACGTTCGGATCGAATCCGCCACCTCCGCGGGGGCAACTTCCCGCTCATCCCGCGACTTCAGATGCTTCACGCGAGCAACGAGCCGGCCTTCCGCAGCCGGTGCCAGTTTCACTGTGTGTGTCGCACCGAGTTCCAGTGCGCGTTTGAACTGCTTGTCCGGCTTGAGCGCCGTGAGTGAATACTCCGTGCTGAATCCCGCGTCGCGAAGCTGCTGCACCACGCCGAGTGACGCCGCGCGGAGGGATTCTTCCTCGACGAGAACGACCACATCGCAGCGCGCGTCGCACTTCGGCAGCTTGCCGCGCGCCTTGAGCAGCTCGACCAGCACCACGTCGCCCATCCCGAAGCCGAGCGCGGGCAGGTCCACTTTCCCGCCGGACACCTGCTTGATGAGGTTGTCGTAACGTCCGCCGCCACAAATCGCGCGGAACTCCCCCTTGCGGTCGAAGGCCTCGAACACCGGGCCCGTGTAGTAGGCGAGCCCGCGAATGACGCCGTAGTCCACTTTCACGAAGTCCCCGAGGCCGCGGGCGGTGACATTGTGGAGGATGGCGCGAAGTTCCGGTGTCGGTTCGGCCGACGTGATGAAGGACTTCACTTGATCGGGCGGGAAGCCCAGTTTCGCGAGCGCCTCGCCGCTGCCCTCGGGTTCGCGCTCCAGCTTGTCCACGGCTTGATAGAAGGCATACGCGTCCGATGGCTCGCCAGCATCCGCGGCACCTGTCCGTCCGCGCTCGAAGAATTCCTGCCATGCGTTCCGGCTGCCGAGGCGCACCACAAAATCCTCACTCGTGAGGCCGAGCGCGCGCAGCGAGTCCACGAGCAACGCGATGAGTTCGGCGTCAGCCGCGGGATCCTTCTCGCCGATGATGTCGCAGTTGAGCTGGAAGTGCTCGCGAAGCCGGCCCTTCTGCTGGCGCTCGTATCGGAAGAGCTGCGGAACGGAAAACCACTTGATGGGTTTCTTGTAGTTCCGCTCGTGCGCCGCGGCCATGCGGGCGAGCGTGGGCGTCATCTCCGGCCGCAGCGCCACGGCGCGGTCGCCCTTGTCGTTGAAGTTGTAAAGCTGCGCGACGATCTCGGCACCGCTCTTGTTGGTGTAGAGCTCCAGCGGCTCGAGCGGCGGGCCGTCGTATTCGCGGAAGCCGTAGCGGCGCGCGACCGCGCTCCACGTGTCGAAGATGTGCCGGCGCGCGTCAGCGCTCCACGCGTCCGCCGTCGGCAACGGTTCGGGATAGAAATCGCGGAAGCCCGGCAGGCGTTCCATAGGCGGCAGAGTATGGGTGCGCCTGGCCAGGATCCAAGTTCCAAGTTCAGGATCGGGGCCGCCGAAGTTCGCCGACGCGCGGGACTTGGGCTCGCCAAGTCGCTGCGCCGCGTGTAGAAAACACCGGCAAAAATCAAGCCCATGAAACCCACCCGACTCTTCGCGGGCCTCGCCGTGCTCGTGGCCGCCTCGTGCGCCTTGCTCGGCTGGCAGAAGGCCCGACGACTCGAGCACACCAACGCGGAACTCGCCGCCCAACTCAAGGAAGCCCGGGACGAGCACGCGGCGGAGGAGAAATCCAAGTCACGCCACCGCCACTCGGACGACGCCGAGTTGAAGCGGCTCCGTGTCGAGGCGCAGGAAATCCATCGCATGCGCAACGAACTGACGCAACTCCGGGGCGGCGCGCCGGAAGTGGAGAAACTCCGCGCGGAGAATCAGAAGTTGCGCACCGAGAACATCGGCCTGCGCAGCGCCGTCTCGGCGGCAGTGCCCATCCCCGCGGCCACGACCGCCCCGCAGAATCGCTTCGGCCGCGACCAGTGGACACACTCCGGCTTCGCCACGCCCGAGACTGCGCTGGTTTCCGCAATCGCCGCCATGAAGGACGGCAAGCCGCAGGCGTATCTGGATGCGCTCGGCCCCGAGGAACAGCTTCGCATGGCGAAAGCGTGGCAGGGCCGCGCCGAGGGCGACATCGCCGCCAAGCACCAGGCGGACGTGGCAGCGTTCACCGGCATCCGCGTGCTCGACCGGCAGGACGTCTCGCCGACGGAAGTGGTCATGAATGTGTTTCTCGAAGGGGCGGGGCGTGTCGAACAAGTCTCGATGAAACGCGTCGGTGCGGACTGGAAGTTCGGCGGGTTCATGCGGCCGCCCCCGCCCGCGGGCGCGAAGGGGCCTTGAGTTTGGGAGATTGGGGCCCGCGGCGGATTTGGGCTTGGCGCAGCGGACGGGTTCTCCTAGCCTCCGCGCCACAGCATCGGCAAACGGGAACCCCCAACTCCACCACTCGTGAAAGACTACGCACCCAAGGACATCCGGAACTTCGCCATCGTCGGGCACGCTTCGTCCGGCAAGACGCTGCTCTCGGAGGCGATGCTGGCGTGCTGCGGCGTCATCAACCGCATGGGCTCGATCACCGGGGGAACCACGGTGAGCGATTACCATGACAGCGAGAAGAACCGGCAGATTTCCACGCACGCATCGCTGCTGCATGCCGACTGGCTCGGGCGCAAACTCAACATCATTGATTGTCCCGGCTACTCGGACTTCATCGCGGAGGGGCTCGGGGCGCTGCGGGTCGGGGACTTCGCGCTCGTGGTCGTGCACGCCGTGCACGGTGTCGGAGTGGGCACCGACGCGGTGTGGAAATACGCCACGCAGTCCGGCCTGCCGAAGTTCATCGTGGTCAACGCGCTGGACAAGGAGAACGCGAACTTCGACCAGGTCCTGGCGCAGTTGCGTGAGCATTATGGGGCGCGTGTATTCCCGCTGAACCTCCCGCTGAACGCCGGGCCGGGCTTCAACCAGCTTCTCGATGTCATCCGCTCGGAGGTCACCACCTATGCAGGCGACCGCAGCGGCAAGTTCACCGAGGCGCCGGCGGCCGGGGCGCACGCGGAGCAGGTCAAGGCACTTCACCAGCAACTCATCGAATACATCGCCGAGGCGGACGACTCGCTCATGGAGAAGTTCTTCGAGCAGGGCGGCCTGAGCGAGGACGACATGCGCGCGGGCCTGCACGCCGCAGTGCAGAAACAAGCGTTCATCCCGGTGTTTTGCACCGCGGCCGAGCCCAACGTCGGCGTCATGCGCCTGCTCGATGTGATTGCCAAATACGGCTCGTCCCCCGTGGACCGCGCGAACGTCCCGGCGACGGACGCCGCGGGGAAGGCCATCGAGACCCGCCTCACCGACAGCGAACCCGTGCTCTACGTGTGGAAGACCATGGCCGAGGCCTCGTTCGGAGAGCTGTCCTTCTTCCGCCTCTACGCCGGCGCGGTGCAGTTCGGGTCGGAGCTTTACAACAGCGAGCGGCGGCACACGGAGAAGGTCGGCCAGATTTACCTGTTGAACGGGCGCAACCGCGAGTCCGTCCCCAAGGTCGGCGCGGGCGACATCGCGGCGGTCGTGAAACTTCGCGGCACGAACACCGGCGACACGTTGTCGAGCCCCGCGCGACCGGTCACATTGCCGCGCGTCGTCTACCCCAAGCCCACGATTCACTCGGCCCTTCGCCTCAAGGTCAAGGGCGAGGAGGACAAGGTCGCGCAAGGACTCACGGCGTTGCAGCACGAGGACCCGACGTTTCATTTCCACGTGGACGGCGAGCTGCACCAGACCGTGCTTTCGGCGCAAGGGGAGCTGCACCTCGATGTGTTGATCGACCGGCTCAGGCGCCGATACAAGGTCGAGGTGGAGCTCGTCCAGCCGCGCATTCCCTTCCGCGAAACCATCAAGGCGAGGGCCGACTCCAAATATCGCCACAAGAAACAGACCGGCGGCTCCGGCCAGTTCGCGGAAGTCTGGATGCGCATCGAGCCGCGCGTGCGCAACTCCGGCCTTGAATTCACCCAGTCGCTCACCGGGCAAAACGTGGACCGGACATTCGTTCCAAGCGTCGAGAAGGGCGTGAACTCAGCATGCAAGGAAGGCATCCTCGCGGGCTACCGCATCGTGGACCTGAAGGTGGACTTCTACGACGGCAAGATGCACCCGGTGGACTCGAACGACATTTCATTCCAACTCGCGGGAAAGGAAGCGTTCCGCGAGGCATTCCAGAACGCGCGGCCGTGCCTGCTCGAACCCATCCACAAACTCGAGATCACCGTGCCCGACGACGCGCTCGGCAAAATCATCGGCGACCTTTCGAGCCGGCGCGGACGGATCATGGGCATGGACGCGGACGGCAGTTTCCAAGTCGTAAAAGCCACCGTGCCCGCGGTGGAACTCTACCACTACGGCACCGTGCTGCGTTCGCTGACCGGCGGACGGAGCGCCCACGTCGAGGAATTCAGCCACTACGAAGAGATGCCGCGCGAAATGGAAGCGAAGACGGTGGACGAGGCGAAGAAGCTCAAAGCCGGCGCGGCGCCGGCCTGAAGCCTCGTGCCAGAGGCAGGAAT from Verrucomicrobiota bacterium encodes:
- a CDS encoding DUF1549 domain-containing protein; translation: MKRWSPALWLLWLMPACAADVDFLHDIVPVLRQHCAECHTGDKKKGGLSMNTRESLLKGGESGAVLVPGDSRKSRLLTALRSTDPDTQMPPKGARVPADKIELIKRWIDSGAAWMEGFAFRKPAYEPPLHPRRPDLPRVVSGRTNAIDRILDAHIAKQKLKRTAPLDDATFARRLHLDLHGLLPEPAALEKFLADKRPDRRAILVRELLANDVAYAEHWLTFWNDLLRNDYGGTGFITGGRKQISKWLYRALVDNLPYDQFARELLAPGPETEGFTAGIKWRGDVSAGQTVEIQFAQSVGQTFLGINLKCASCHDSFIDRWKLEEAYGLAAIYSAKPLTIHRCDKPLGTTASAAWLFPELGKIDPDKPQPERLKQLAALMTHPENGRFSRTVVNRLWHRLMGRGIVHPTDAMQTEPWNADLLDQLAVHLADSRFDIKKVLELIATSHAYQSVAQVVARDADDRGYVYAGPRAKRLTAEQFVDTVWQLTGTAPARFDAPVLRGKADAELLRSLQLAGKWVWSRADASNAAPGETITLRRKFNLRAAPVRAGASISVDNSYTLFVNGQNAGSGDQWDQPDGVSFANRLRAGANEILLVAKNGGNAPNPAAAFFEARLTFADGASETIATDESWDCTKSQPDARGKFKAEPDDFKPVVEVAGGWGQRVGGPLKSMLAQAALTDLPMVRAGLLKSDFLMRTLGRPNRDQIVSVRPNELSTLEAIDLANGEVLAGTLERGAKSLLARHWDSPDALPRWLYTFALSRKPTADELKLVRAALGPKPTEQDVADLLWSLVMLPEFSLVR
- a CDS encoding dihydroorotase, with the translated sequence MSALLISNGRVIDPSTKFDATADVLISDGRIAAIGRDLARTSPQDAERMDATGLVVCPGLIDLHVHLREPGQSPKETIATGTRAAARGGFTSVVCMPNTSPAIDNAGTVALIKERAAREGLVNVFVTGAITKGLAGEELAPIGSLKSAGVVAITDDGHCVQNNELMRRAMEYARMFDLPVMDHCQDYLLVTEGVMHEGYWSTVLGLRGWPAAGEDAIVARNILLAELTGTRIHCQHLSSAASVRLIREAKKRGVPISGEACPHHFTLTDATVAGSEKFWAGDGAGVSGVGANGHLKPSWPPYDTNFKMNPPLRSAADREAVLEGLCDGTIEVLCSDHAPHSDYEKEVEFDNAPFGITGLENELALSLMQLHHSGRMSLPALIEKYTVAPARLLKLAKGTLAVGADADVTVMDPDREWTFRAEDTQSKSRNNPFHGWQLKGKATATVVAGKIVWRE
- the hisS gene encoding histidine--tRNA ligase — encoded protein: MERLPGFRDFYPEPLPTADAWSADARRHIFDTWSAVARRYGFREYDGPPLEPLELYTNKSGAEIVAQLYNFNDKGDRAVALRPEMTPTLARMAAAHERNYKKPIKWFSVPQLFRYERQQKGRLREHFQLNCDIIGEKDPAADAELIALLVDSLRALGLTSEDFVVRLGSRNAWQEFFERGRTGAADAGEPSDAYAFYQAVDKLEREPEGSGEALAKLGFPPDQVKSFITSAEPTPELRAILHNVTARGLGDFVKVDYGVIRGLAYYTGPVFEAFDRKGEFRAICGGGRYDNLIKQVSGGKVDLPALGFGMGDVVLVELLKARGKLPKCDARCDVVVLVEEESLRAASLGVVQQLRDAGFSTEYSLTALKPDKQFKRALELGATHTVKLAPAAEGRLVARVKHLKSRDEREVAPAEVADSIRT
- a CDS encoding elongation factor G, which produces MKDYAPKDIRNFAIVGHASSGKTLLSEAMLACCGVINRMGSITGGTTVSDYHDSEKNRQISTHASLLHADWLGRKLNIIDCPGYSDFIAEGLGALRVGDFALVVVHAVHGVGVGTDAVWKYATQSGLPKFIVVNALDKENANFDQVLAQLREHYGARVFPLNLPLNAGPGFNQLLDVIRSEVTTYAGDRSGKFTEAPAAGAHAEQVKALHQQLIEYIAEADDSLMEKFFEQGGLSEDDMRAGLHAAVQKQAFIPVFCTAAEPNVGVMRLLDVIAKYGSSPVDRANVPATDAAGKAIETRLTDSEPVLYVWKTMAEASFGELSFFRLYAGAVQFGSELYNSERRHTEKVGQIYLLNGRNRESVPKVGAGDIAAVVKLRGTNTGDTLSSPARPVTLPRVVYPKPTIHSALRLKVKGEEDKVAQGLTALQHEDPTFHFHVDGELHQTVLSAQGELHLDVLIDRLRRRYKVEVELVQPRIPFRETIKARADSKYRHKKQTGGSGQFAEVWMRIEPRVRNSGLEFTQSLTGQNVDRTFVPSVEKGVNSACKEGILAGYRIVDLKVDFYDGKMHPVDSNDISFQLAGKEAFREAFQNARPCLLEPIHKLEITVPDDALGKIIGDLSSRRGRIMGMDADGSFQVVKATVPAVELYHYGTVLRSLTGGRSAHVEEFSHYEEMPREMEAKTVDEAKKLKAGAAPA